The Echinicola rosea genome has a segment encoding these proteins:
- a CDS encoding VIT1/CCC1 transporter family protein codes for MNKLFKGLPLGKFEKYIGEFVYGGIDGCVTTFAVVAGSVGAGLDASIIIILGFANLLADGFSMSIGAYLSAKSEKDNFYKHQNREYWEIKHLPHEEEEEIRTIYRAKGFEGALLEQVVQTIISDRDRWVDVMMKEELEMIKDKKKPLLIGLFTYLSFISIGLIPLMTYVWDYFYPISGNIFLTTSILTGLGFIIIGILKTYVTETKIWKGALETLLLGAFAAVVAYYVGDVLEQLLTS; via the coding sequence ATGAATAAACTTTTTAAGGGGCTACCGTTAGGGAAATTTGAAAAATACATTGGTGAATTTGTATATGGCGGCATTGATGGCTGTGTCACCACTTTTGCGGTAGTCGCGGGATCTGTGGGAGCCGGGCTGGATGCTTCGATCATTATTATTTTGGGCTTTGCCAATTTATTGGCCGATGGCTTCTCCATGTCCATAGGTGCCTACTTATCTGCAAAATCCGAAAAGGACAATTTTTACAAACATCAGAATCGTGAGTATTGGGAAATCAAGCATCTTCCCCACGAGGAAGAAGAGGAAATCAGGACCATCTATCGGGCCAAGGGATTTGAAGGTGCCTTATTGGAGCAGGTGGTGCAAACCATCATCAGTGATCGGGATCGTTGGGTAGACGTGATGATGAAAGAGGAACTGGAAATGATCAAGGACAAGAAGAAGCCCCTGCTCATCGGTCTCTTCACCTACCTCTCCTTCATATCCATTGGCTTAATTCCACTCATGACCTATGTCTGGGACTATTTTTATCCGATTAGTGGCAATATCTTCCTGACCACTTCTATACTCACGGGATTGGGGTTTATCATCATTGGGATCTTAAAGACGTATGTCACGGAAACCAAAATATGGAAAGGCGCCCTGGAAACCCTGCTGCTGGGTGCTTTCGCAGCGGTAGTAGCCTATTATGTGGGTGATGTATTGGAGCAATTGCTCACATCTTAA
- a CDS encoding aldo/keto reductase: MKLRPLGNTGIKVPSIVFGTSALGNLFTALDPKVKQAIVEESIRHTRPQTFFDSAGKYGAGLALEALGDALKALEVPKDQVVVSNKLGWVRSPLLGKEPQFEKGVWRDLKHDAVQKISYEGMLECFEEGNELLQGYSTQLASVHDPDEYLAKATNEAEEAALFEDVLDAYRALEDLKKKGLVKGIGVGAKDWKIIPRIYEHIQLDWVMFANSMTLFSHPKDLLSFMQKLSDDGVGILNSAVFQSGFLVGGDYFDYQLIKPDTPENKARFEWRDQFFALCKEFDISPAHACVQFGLSAPGVACVALSTSEPSKVKRNVTATEESLPGGFWAEMHNRGLLHAHSPL, translated from the coding sequence ATGAAGTTAAGACCTTTAGGCAACACCGGGATCAAAGTCCCATCAATTGTTTTTGGCACCAGTGCATTGGGCAATCTCTTCACCGCACTGGATCCAAAGGTAAAACAAGCTATTGTAGAGGAAAGTATTCGTCACACCCGTCCCCAGACATTTTTCGATTCAGCTGGAAAATACGGTGCCGGCCTGGCGCTGGAGGCGCTAGGGGATGCCCTAAAAGCCCTTGAAGTACCCAAAGACCAAGTGGTCGTCAGTAATAAGCTGGGTTGGGTAAGGAGTCCCCTACTGGGCAAGGAGCCTCAGTTTGAGAAAGGCGTTTGGCGTGATCTCAAGCACGATGCAGTACAGAAAATCAGTTATGAGGGAATGCTGGAGTGCTTCGAAGAAGGAAATGAGCTGCTTCAGGGTTATTCCACCCAATTGGCATCAGTGCATGACCCTGATGAATACCTGGCGAAAGCAACCAACGAGGCAGAGGAAGCGGCACTTTTTGAAGATGTGTTGGATGCTTATCGTGCCTTGGAAGACCTCAAGAAAAAGGGATTGGTAAAGGGAATTGGCGTGGGAGCCAAAGATTGGAAGATCATTCCGCGTATTTATGAACATATCCAACTGGACTGGGTGATGTTTGCCAATAGCATGACGCTATTTTCCCACCCCAAAGACCTGCTCTCTTTTATGCAAAAGCTTAGCGACGACGGAGTGGGGATTTTAAATTCTGCTGTGTTCCAATCTGGTTTTTTGGTGGGTGGTGATTATTTTGACTACCAATTGATCAAACCTGATACCCCTGAGAACAAGGCCCGTTTTGAATGGAGAGACCAATTCTTTGCATTGTGCAAGGAGTTTGACATATCACCTGCCCACGCATGTGTGCAGTTTGGCCTGTCCGCCCCCGGAGTGGCCTGTGTCGCATTAAGTACTTCAGAGCCTTCCAAGGTGAAAAGAAATGTCACCGCTACTGAAGAAAGCTTGCCTGGAGGATTCTGGGCAGAAATGCACAACAGAGGGCTGTTGCATGCACATAGCCCCCTGTGA
- a CDS encoding LacI family DNA-binding transcriptional regulator, which translates to MKKKRVTLKDMASELGISISTVSRALKDHPDIDKGLTKKVKALAQKWSYIPNPLAMGLLRQQTRVIGVIVPDLVTYFFSSIISGIEDELQQAGYYIVISSSKESLEKEIECVHNLLNLRIDGLIVCLAQNSNQTDHFKKVLDHDVPLVFFDRVCLEKEVSTVVVDNVSMARDITTHFFENGARRIAHITGPKHLNIVEERAEGYLKGLKEVGLPFEKKYLVHTDLSPLSTEKAIQKLLQLPHRPDAILGVNDTVIFATMKAIKGTDLKIPHDILLAGFSDEFHATVVEPNLTSVAHPTHEIGRNAAKLILEQIEEEKAIQKKIVLNTALHIRASSVRMKKEGTWSLGFF; encoded by the coding sequence ATGAAGAAAAAAAGGGTTACGCTAAAAGATATGGCCAGTGAACTGGGTATTTCCATTTCCACGGTCAGCAGGGCATTAAAGGATCATCCGGACATCGACAAAGGCCTTACCAAAAAGGTAAAAGCCCTCGCCCAAAAGTGGAGTTATATTCCAAACCCACTTGCAATGGGACTACTCCGACAGCAGACCCGTGTGATCGGTGTCATCGTACCCGACTTGGTGACCTATTTCTTCTCTTCCATTATTTCCGGAATCGAAGATGAACTCCAGCAGGCTGGCTATTATATTGTTATTTCTTCCTCTAAGGAGTCACTTGAAAAAGAAATCGAATGTGTCCATAACCTGCTAAACCTCAGAATCGATGGCCTGATCGTCTGTCTGGCACAAAACAGCAACCAAACAGACCACTTCAAAAAAGTACTTGACCATGACGTGCCCTTGGTATTCTTTGACCGGGTTTGTCTTGAAAAAGAAGTGTCCACCGTGGTAGTGGACAATGTCTCCATGGCGCGTGACATCACGACACACTTTTTTGAAAATGGCGCCAGAAGGATCGCCCATATCACCGGTCCAAAGCACCTGAATATAGTGGAGGAGAGAGCTGAGGGCTACCTTAAAGGCTTGAAGGAAGTAGGTTTGCCATTTGAAAAAAAATACCTGGTCCATACCGATCTATCGCCGCTTTCTACTGAAAAAGCGATCCAAAAGCTCCTTCAACTCCCCCATCGGCCCGATGCGATCCTTGGGGTAAATGATACGGTTATTTTCGCCACCATGAAAGCCATTAAGGGCACTGACCTTAAGATCCCTCATGACATTCTGCTGGCCGGCTTTTCCGATGAATTTCATGCCACCGTAGTGGAGCCCAACCTCACCTCCGTCGCCCACCCCACACACGAGATCGGCAGAAATGCCGCCAAACTGATTTTGGAGCAAATCGAAGAGGAAAAAGCGATCCAAAAAAAGATCGTGCTGAATACCGCATTGCACATCCGTGCATCCTCCGTGAGAATGAAAAAAGAAGGAACATGGTCTTTGGGCTTTTTTTAG
- a CDS encoding TRADD-N-associated membrane domain-containing protein, whose product MAISETQTPPQEEPKRSFFSTKNNNKQDRTNMVIGLVMILVLILGAWLLSKYIIEAIEGNNLTTLYKILGFILLMIPGGIFYMQLAKSGKKNREELHSLQLERRAIEGEIKGKNHIDVFDSIRLSLNKLEEYYTINTNQARHSFTFSLLAIILGLAVLIAGIMFFYVGSNNITLAAISSISGIIVQFIGGAYFVMYKKSLSQLNRFYEQLIIKQNTMLAINLSESIKDEQKAINMKAKIIDFLLQKEIDSAKPAIPSEKTPN is encoded by the coding sequence ATGGCCATTTCAGAAACCCAGACTCCACCCCAAGAAGAGCCAAAGCGCTCCTTTTTCAGTACGAAAAACAACAACAAACAAGACCGTACCAATATGGTCATTGGCCTAGTAATGATCTTGGTATTAATACTAGGGGCTTGGTTGTTGTCGAAATACATTATTGAGGCAATTGAAGGAAACAACCTCACCACACTTTATAAAATCCTCGGTTTTATCCTATTGATGATTCCCGGCGGAATATTTTACATGCAACTGGCAAAATCAGGCAAAAAGAATAGGGAAGAATTGCACTCCCTCCAGTTGGAACGAAGGGCGATAGAAGGCGAAATAAAAGGTAAAAATCATATAGATGTCTTTGACTCCATCCGGCTCAGCCTTAACAAGCTGGAAGAATACTACACCATCAACACCAATCAAGCACGCCATAGTTTCACCTTTAGCCTGCTCGCGATCATTCTCGGGCTTGCGGTGTTGATTGCTGGAATCATGTTTTTTTATGTGGGCAGCAACAACATCACCCTCGCGGCGATCAGCTCAATATCAGGAATTATCGTCCAGTTTATCGGTGGTGCTTACTTTGTGATGTACAAGAAAAGCCTTTCCCAGCTCAACCGTTTTTACGAGCAGCTTATTATCAAGCAGAATACCATGCTCGCCATCAATCTAAGTGAATCCATCAAGGACGAGCAAAAGGCCATTAATATGAAAGCAAAGATCATTGATTTTCTCCTACAAAAAGAAATAGACAGTGCAAAGCCTGCCATACCGTCGGAAAAAACACCTAATTAA
- a CDS encoding mechanosensitive ion channel family protein encodes MEHGDLQTIINSLQESWRNFLESIPSIILGILIITIGYIIARRIGEATRSRIRKRSSDPLMSKFLGNTVKICLSLLAIIYAMNIAGLGNITTFLLSSIGASAIIIGFAFKDIGENFISGIILAFNRPFNVNDTIEVGDLFGKIKSLEFRYTKLKTFDGKDVYIPNSDVLKKPVINYTEDGFFRWDFIVGIAYEDDVEQAKNVILETVNSHPDVIQDSIHENYVAEDQLATSTVNLKVFFWVDTYEFRREAVMVKGQVIKQVKEALASNDFSMPSDIVELKLYSSQKNLPVKLQSPNGQ; translated from the coding sequence ATGGAACACGGCGACCTTCAAACCATCATCAACTCGCTTCAGGAATCTTGGCGAAATTTTCTTGAAAGCATCCCCAGCATCATTCTTGGAATCCTAATCATTACTATTGGCTATATCATCGCCAGGAGGATCGGAGAGGCTACCCGGTCGAGAATCAGGAAACGATCCAGCGATCCGCTCATGAGTAAATTTCTCGGCAATACGGTAAAAATCTGCCTGTCGCTATTGGCTATCATCTACGCCATGAACATTGCCGGACTAGGGAATATCACCACCTTTTTGTTGAGCTCTATTGGTGCCTCAGCCATCATCATCGGTTTTGCATTTAAGGATATCGGAGAGAATTTTATCAGTGGGATTATCTTGGCCTTTAATCGCCCTTTCAATGTCAACGATACGATAGAAGTGGGTGATCTGTTTGGCAAAATAAAATCCTTGGAGTTTAGGTACACCAAACTAAAGACTTTTGACGGAAAAGATGTTTATATCCCCAATAGTGATGTCCTCAAAAAACCGGTGATAAACTATACTGAAGACGGTTTTTTCCGCTGGGACTTTATCGTGGGCATTGCCTATGAAGACGATGTCGAACAGGCAAAAAATGTCATACTGGAAACGGTAAACAGTCACCCAGACGTGATCCAGGACAGCATCCATGAAAACTATGTTGCCGAGGACCAATTGGCCACGAGCACAGTAAACCTCAAAGTTTTCTTTTGGGTGGACACTTATGAATTCAGACGGGAAGCGGTAATGGTCAAAGGACAGGTCATTAAGCAAGTCAAAGAAGCCTTGGCGTCAAATGATTTCTCCATGCCAAGTGATATTGTGGAATTGAAACTCTACAGCAGCCAAAAGAACCTTCCAGTGAAATTGCAATCGCCTAATGGCCAATGA
- a CDS encoding response regulator transcription factor, with protein MEHTKNVLIIEDEMLIAKDLAYLLEDMGYENVGIANNGDKAIELFCNHQVDLVLCDININGEKDGIETVQAILQYKKTPIIYISAFSDKKTVERAISTAPASFLTKPYNERSVQIAIDLAFANFSKKSLKLEENEIYQKLTQREQEIIALIAEGKTSSEIAEQLYISPTTAAKHRNNILAKTGCNNTSEVIKLIYT; from the coding sequence ATGGAACACACCAAAAACGTACTGATCATCGAAGACGAAATGCTCATAGCCAAAGACCTGGCGTATTTACTGGAAGACATGGGCTATGAAAATGTGGGCATAGCCAATAATGGTGACAAAGCCATAGAGCTTTTTTGTAACCACCAAGTGGATTTGGTACTATGTGACATCAACATCAATGGGGAAAAAGACGGGATCGAAACGGTCCAGGCTATCCTTCAGTATAAAAAAACGCCCATCATTTATATCTCTGCCTTTTCGGACAAAAAAACTGTAGAAAGAGCCATTTCCACTGCTCCCGCCTCCTTTCTCACCAAACCCTATAACGAGCGAAGTGTGCAAATAGCCATTGATTTGGCTTTTGCCAATTTTAGCAAAAAGTCCCTCAAGCTGGAAGAAAATGAAATATACCAAAAACTTACGCAACGGGAACAGGAAATCATTGCATTGATTGCTGAAGGAAAAACCAGTTCAGAAATAGCTGAGCAACTCTACATTAGCCCTACGACCGCTGCAAAGCACCGCAATAACATCCTCGCCAAAACTGGCTGCAATAACACCTCGGAGGTAATCAAGCTAATTTACACTTAA
- a CDS encoding DEAD/DEAH box helicase, with translation MKFKDLRIIPPILNALEDKGYDEPTSIQAQAIPHILQNRDVLGCAQTGTGKTAAFAIPIIQHIHEAPYANEPWAKIRSLIVTPTRELAIQIGENIEEYAKYTNVRHTVIFGGVKQGAQVAQLKRGVHILVATPGRLLDLIDQGHISLKAIDLFVLDEADRMLDMGFINDIKKLLKILPRKRQSLFFSATMPDNILQLSKEILDNPQKVEVTPVSSTAETIQQYIYYTNKSSKKSLLIHILEKEGMDQVLLFSRTKHGADRIVRDLKKKHIKAAAIHGDKAQNQRQRVLSDFKDNKLRVLVATDIAARGIDIDKLKYVINFDIPDTPETYIHRIGRSGRAGEEGTAISLCEPEENADVKAIEKLANKKITVISDHPFPQTDKPMTAQEKKEFNKEKQRRKQEFFANRKKNRGGAGRR, from the coding sequence ATGAAATTTAAAGACCTGAGGATCATTCCTCCAATATTAAACGCCTTAGAAGACAAGGGCTATGACGAACCCACTTCTATCCAGGCACAGGCTATTCCCCATATTCTCCAAAACAGGGATGTCTTGGGATGTGCCCAGACCGGCACCGGAAAAACGGCTGCTTTTGCCATCCCCATCATCCAGCATATTCATGAAGCTCCTTATGCCAATGAACCTTGGGCAAAGATCCGCTCGCTGATCGTCACTCCTACCCGGGAGCTTGCCATTCAGATCGGTGAAAACATCGAAGAATATGCCAAGTACACCAACGTGCGCCATACGGTGATTTTTGGTGGTGTCAAGCAGGGTGCCCAAGTGGCCCAGCTGAAAAGGGGTGTGCATATTCTCGTGGCTACTCCAGGGCGATTGCTGGACCTGATCGACCAAGGGCATATCAGCCTCAAGGCAATCGACCTTTTCGTCCTGGATGAAGCAGATCGTATGCTCGACATGGGCTTTATCAATGATATCAAAAAGCTCCTGAAAATCCTTCCCAGGAAGCGCCAGTCCCTATTCTTCTCGGCCACCATGCCGGACAATATCCTCCAACTGTCCAAGGAGATCCTGGATAATCCCCAAAAAGTAGAGGTAACGCCGGTTTCTTCCACAGCAGAGACCATTCAGCAGTACATCTACTACACCAATAAAAGCAGCAAAAAGTCCCTTTTGATCCATATTCTGGAAAAAGAGGGCATGGATCAGGTGCTGTTGTTTTCTCGTACCAAACACGGTGCGGACAGGATCGTTCGGGATCTCAAGAAAAAACACATCAAAGCAGCAGCCATCCACGGTGACAAAGCCCAAAACCAACGCCAACGTGTCCTGAGTGATTTTAAGGACAATAAATTACGCGTCTTGGTAGCTACGGACATTGCCGCAAGGGGGATAGACATCGATAAATTAAAATATGTCATCAATTTTGACATTCCTGACACACCCGAAACGTATATCCACCGGATTGGCCGATCAGGAAGAGCTGGCGAGGAAGGCACGGCTATCTCCCTTTGTGAGCCGGAGGAAAATGCAGATGTCAAGGCCATCGAAAAACTGGCCAATAAAAAAATCACGGTCATCAGCGACCACCCCTTTCCTCAAACCGACAAGCCCATGACGGCTCAAGAGAAAAAGGAATTCAACAAGGAGAAACAACGGCGCAAACAGGAGTTTTTTGCCAACCGCAAAAAGAACCGTGGAGGCGCTGGCAGAAGGTAA
- a CDS encoding zinc-binding alcohol dehydrogenase family protein — translation MKILTCTAPGNFEYSEGEKPSLTSGRAIIKIKRIGICGTDLHAYEGTQPFFSYPRVLGHELSGELVEADGAEGFNPGDLVTIIPYFNCGTCVACKAGKPNCCATISVFGVHEDGGMKEFISVPSSSLVKQDGLSLEQLALAEPLAIGAHGVRRAGVQPGEFVVVMGAGPIGLGVMEFARIAGGKVIAMDINEDRLAFCRETLGIEHTVNATGDYKAAIEKITGGSFAESVIDATGSSIAIHNGFGLMAHGGRYVLVGLQKGPIEFSHPEFHKRESTLMSSRNATREDFDTVLKALKDQKVKAASYITHEVAFDQVKADFASWLDPANKVIKAMVSLP, via the coding sequence ATGAAAATACTAACCTGTACAGCACCAGGAAATTTTGAATATAGCGAAGGAGAAAAACCTTCATTGACGTCAGGAAGAGCGATTATAAAGATCAAGCGCATTGGGATATGCGGAACAGATCTGCATGCATATGAAGGCACGCAGCCCTTTTTTAGTTATCCACGGGTACTGGGCCATGAACTGTCCGGTGAGCTGGTGGAGGCAGATGGAGCGGAAGGATTCAATCCAGGGGATCTGGTGACCATCATTCCGTATTTTAACTGCGGCACATGTGTGGCTTGCAAAGCAGGTAAGCCAAATTGCTGTGCCACGATCAGTGTCTTTGGCGTGCATGAAGATGGAGGGATGAAAGAATTTATCTCGGTGCCTTCCTCATCTTTGGTCAAGCAGGATGGCCTGAGTTTAGAGCAGCTAGCCCTTGCCGAGCCATTGGCGATCGGTGCACACGGGGTGAGAAGAGCAGGGGTGCAGCCAGGAGAATTTGTAGTGGTGATGGGCGCTGGCCCGATCGGTCTTGGCGTGATGGAGTTTGCCCGGATTGCCGGAGGAAAGGTAATCGCTATGGATATTAACGAGGACCGCTTGGCCTTCTGCCGCGAAACACTTGGTATCGAGCACACGGTCAATGCCACAGGCGATTATAAAGCAGCAATTGAAAAAATTACAGGCGGAAGTTTTGCCGAATCCGTCATCGATGCCACGGGCAGTTCGATTGCTATTCACAATGGCTTTGGACTGATGGCGCATGGTGGAAGGTATGTGTTGGTAGGTTTGCAAAAAGGGCCAATAGAGTTTAGCCATCCAGAATTTCACAAGCGGGAGTCCACACTCATGAGCAGCAGAAACGCTACTCGTGAGGATTTTGATACCGTGCTGAAAGCCCTGAAAGACCAAAAAGTAAAAGCAGCCTCCTACATTACCCACGAGGTGGCCTTTGACCAGGTGAAAGCTGATTTTGCCTCTTGGCTGGATCCTGCCAACAAGGTGATCAAGGCAATGGTAAGCCTGCCGTAA
- the fucP gene encoding L-fucose:H+ symporter permease, translating to MNNPSKTALVSKATLWPFILLTSLFLLWGLANNMTDTLLAAFKKILSMTDTQTSFIQLAFYGAYFCLALPAAIYIKKYTYKSGVLLGLGLFAVGGLLFYPASITMSYGFFLFALYVLAGGLSILETSANPYIMVMGPEASATRRLNLAQSFNPVGSIIGVVLSKFFILSKLNVAEADERSKMTVEQLQQVRQAELDAVMSTYVGVALFLVVMWVLIKKTKMPTASEGGLQDSLGNGLKRLLGNKNYVFGVLAQFFYVGAQIGIWSYTIRYVMMELDLNESDASNYYLAAIVLFTVSRFVFTALMKFVRPSMLMALSAMGAIGLTMVVIFGNGMVGSIALVCISGCMSLMFPTIYGLAAEGLGDDTKLGGSGLIMAILGGAVFPFIQGLVSDGLDSIHLSFFVPAACYLVVVAYGLYHYKHKKEIPAMASED from the coding sequence ATGAATAATCCTTCCAAGACGGCCCTAGTATCGAAAGCGACGCTGTGGCCATTCATACTCCTTACCAGCCTTTTCTTGCTTTGGGGACTGGCCAATAACATGACCGATACCTTGCTGGCGGCATTCAAGAAGATCCTCAGCATGACCGATACCCAGACCAGCTTTATTCAATTGGCCTTTTACGGCGCTTATTTTTGCTTGGCATTGCCAGCGGCGATTTATATCAAAAAATATACCTATAAGTCTGGCGTGTTGCTGGGCTTGGGGCTATTTGCGGTAGGTGGGCTGTTGTTTTATCCTGCCAGTATTACCATGTCCTATGGATTTTTCCTTTTTGCACTGTATGTGTTGGCAGGAGGACTTTCCATTTTGGAGACATCCGCCAATCCATACATCATGGTGATGGGGCCAGAAGCCTCCGCCACCAGACGGTTAAACCTCGCCCAATCCTTCAATCCGGTAGGGTCCATCATCGGTGTGGTGCTGAGTAAGTTTTTCATTCTGTCCAAGCTGAATGTGGCCGAGGCGGATGAGCGAAGTAAAATGACCGTTGAGCAACTCCAGCAGGTACGGCAGGCTGAACTGGATGCAGTGATGAGTACTTATGTCGGCGTGGCACTTTTCTTAGTGGTCATGTGGGTGCTGATCAAAAAAACAAAGATGCCCACCGCCTCAGAGGGTGGTTTACAGGATTCTTTGGGCAATGGCCTAAAGCGTCTCCTCGGAAATAAGAATTACGTTTTTGGTGTCTTGGCCCAGTTTTTTTATGTGGGAGCCCAGATCGGGATATGGTCATATACCATCAGGTATGTCATGATGGAATTGGACCTGAACGAAAGTGATGCCTCCAATTATTACTTGGCGGCAATTGTGCTCTTTACAGTAAGCAGGTTTGTATTTACGGCATTGATGAAATTTGTCCGACCTAGTATGCTGATGGCCCTGTCAGCAATGGGGGCTATCGGGTTGACGATGGTCGTCATATTTGGCAATGGTATGGTAGGGTCTATTGCCCTTGTGTGTATTTCTGGCTGTATGTCCTTGATGTTCCCGACCATTTATGGCCTTGCAGCAGAAGGCCTCGGTGATGATACCAAGCTGGGCGGATCTGGGTTGATCATGGCCATTTTGGGTGGTGCTGTATTCCCATTTATCCAAGGATTGGTTTCTGATGGACTGGACAGTATTCACCTTTCTTTCTTTGTCCCTGCAGCTTGTTATTTGGTAGTGGTAGCCTATGGGCTTTACCATTATAAACACAAGAAAGAGATTCCTGCAATGGCCTCGGAAGATTGA
- a CDS encoding sialidase family protein, whose product MGKFVFFVSMTLKLFDTRFRILGAAVVFGMFLIFVLPSFGQGHVKVIREGFIFDEAPFRECHASTLVELKDGSIMTAWFGGEYERHPQVGIWTATKTQNGWSTPRKVADGRVNDTLSYPTWNPVLFRMTPDSLVLFYKKGPSPQGWWGMYKVSLDEGKTWSSAQKLPEAILGPIKNKPVTLSNGVVLAPSSVEDEKGWRAHIEITKDSGMTWRKVPIDPNGEYDVIQPSILQHQDGRLQVLCRSKQNHIITAWSEDKGESWSQLEATSVLNPNSGTDAVTLKDGRHLLVYNPAVSGEDWSDGRNQLRLAISADGVNWEDLMRLENEPSGEFSYPAIIQTTDGKVHISYTWKRKKIKYVLLDIENK is encoded by the coding sequence ATGGGAAAGTTTGTTTTCTTTGTTTCCATGACATTAAAGCTATTTGATACCAGATTCCGAATACTAGGGGCAGCTGTGGTGTTCGGAATGTTTTTGATCTTTGTTCTTCCGTCTTTTGGGCAAGGTCATGTAAAGGTGATTAGGGAAGGATTTATTTTTGACGAAGCTCCATTTCGGGAGTGCCATGCTTCTACTTTGGTAGAGCTGAAAGACGGCAGCATCATGACAGCTTGGTTTGGTGGAGAATACGAGCGACATCCCCAAGTGGGGATATGGACAGCTACCAAAACCCAAAATGGCTGGAGTACGCCTAGGAAAGTGGCCGATGGGCGAGTTAATGATACACTGAGCTATCCTACCTGGAACCCCGTTCTTTTTAGGATGACACCTGATTCGCTGGTGCTTTTCTATAAAAAAGGCCCATCACCCCAAGGATGGTGGGGAATGTACAAAGTCAGTTTGGATGAGGGGAAAACATGGTCTTCTGCCCAGAAATTACCAGAAGCGATCCTAGGTCCTATCAAAAACAAACCGGTAACGCTTAGTAATGGAGTGGTACTGGCTCCATCCAGTGTGGAAGATGAGAAGGGCTGGCGGGCACATATAGAGATTACCAAGGATAGTGGGATGACATGGCGAAAAGTACCCATTGACCCGAATGGCGAATATGACGTGATCCAGCCCAGTATCTTACAGCATCAGGATGGGAGGCTACAGGTGCTTTGCCGGAGCAAACAAAACCATATCATCACGGCTTGGTCTGAGGATAAAGGTGAAAGCTGGAGCCAGCTGGAAGCAACAAGCGTACTGAATCCCAATAGTGGCACCGATGCCGTTACGCTCAAAGATGGAAGGCATTTGCTCGTCTATAATCCTGCGGTGAGTGGTGAGGATTGGTCTGATGGACGTAACCAACTTAGGTTGGCTATTTCTGCAGACGGGGTGAATTGGGAAGATCTCATGAGACTGGAAAATGAACCATCTGGTGAATTTAGCTATCCTGCCATCATCCAGACCACTGACGGGAAAGTGCATATCAGCTATACGTGGAAAAGAAAAAAGATAAAGTACGTGCTGTTAGATATAGAAAATAAGTAG